The region GACCTCGCCGGGCTTCCCCCGCCCCGGCGTCTGTCGCCTATCCGCCCTGCTCGTGCCTCCTCGGTGTCGCGCCCTGAAGGCATTTGCGGCAAAGTCCCCGTACTTCGACCTGTGTCCTGTCCACATCGCCGAACTCGCGCACGGCCTCGGCAACGGCTAATCTGTCCAGCTCCTCGCTGTAGAAGTCCGCCGTCAGGCCACAGCCGGTGCAGACGAAGTGGTGGTGTGGCCGCATGTTGCCGTCGAACCGGTGCCGCTCGTGGGGAAGCCCGAGAGTGGTGATGAGGCCCAGATCTTTGAGCAGCCACAGGGTCCGATAGACGGTGTCGAGAGAGATTGTCGGGATCCGCGCCCGAACTCCCTTGAAGACGGTTTCAGCATCGGGATGCAAACGGGAATCCACGACCTCGCGGAAGACTTCGAGGCGCTGGTGGGTGACGCGCACGCCCGAGGCCTTGAGGACCTCCTTGCAGTGCTCGATGGGGTCTTGCAAGGCTTCGGGAGTAGCAGAC is a window of Armatimonadota bacterium DNA encoding:
- a CDS encoding transcriptional repressor, whose amino-acid sequence is MSATPEALQDPIEHCKEVLKASGVRVTHQRLEVFREVVDSRLHPDAETVFKGVRARIPTISLDTVYRTLWLLKDLGLITTLGLPHERHRFDGNMRPHHHFVCTGCGLTADFYSEELDRLAVAEAVREFGDVDRTQVEVRGLCRKCLQGATPRRHEQGG